A genomic segment from Drosophila miranda strain MSH22 chromosome 3, D.miranda_PacBio2.1, whole genome shotgun sequence encodes:
- the LOC108159238 gene encoding potassium channel subfamily T member 2 isoform X20, with protein sequence MSSSSDTNNKSSTSTSRSHRLSGIRNSKLANWFPQRAEENKRKKRVEQQRQQQRQRRGAKVFKCVNDSTGHLTLAPSRLFERTPMSPSDSLDEIALQIPRVRVEYYVNENTFKERLQLYFIKNQRSSLRIRIADLFLKLLSCVLYIIRVILDKNPTFITCYGCEVGNKTEFIISAKLTEEEFQESPIINWDAILWVNRPTVLWVLQLLLAMVSLTQSLVLTYLGYKGNIWQQILSFHFILELVTTIPFALTIVHPPLRNLFIPIFLNCWLAKRSLENMFNDLHRAMQKSQSALSQQLTILSATLLCLVFTSVCGIQHFQRAGHRHLNLFQSTYYVVVTFSTVGYGDFVPDIWPSQLYMVIMICVALIVLPTQFEQLAFTWMERQKLGGSYSSHRAQSEKHVVVCSTTLHADTIMDFLNEFYAHPLLQDFYVVLLSPMELDTTMRMILQVPIWAQRVIYIQGSCLKDGDLARARMNEAEACFILAARNYADKTAADEHTILRSWAVKDFAPNVPQYVQIFRPEHKLHVKFAEHVVCEDEFKYALLANNCTCPGASTLVTLLLHTSRGQEGQQSPEEWHRLYGKCSGNEIYHIVLGDSRFFGEYEGKSFTYASFHSHRKYGVALVGVRPAELPEFYEDTILLNPGPRHIMKKDDTCYYMSITKEENSAFVVNQNQTSDPSTAAKDGAPSSASSHHPTAATACDNPTAVIISDSRQNLKDTTVTQTAATTTTITTTTLPPPPMTMGGSSGMPGGSGGVGHGVGSGHSLGTSLSITPATLSTGNHLDVPFGNNPNLLSPDVLNQRRGSRRPSILPVPDMFTSSSFTIAGNDDGEEGDESDDEIDDEMPWRSPSEKIACLGGHFPQSRTYSLIMSSSEDSYQRSCSFCNATATATAASTAAAAAAAAAPVMHQPPPLGSLGLPLEEYSTTELRRRAMKKSYSCDSECRNDLGPRQGLGLGGGTLAILAARRRQLQRCCSCSCSTTSSTTTTTTTAASSAAAAAAAAMAAAAFTSSSSVETRRLARPVWASDYSGIVKGFPPVSPFIGVSPTLCFLLKEKKPLCCLQLAQVCEHCSYRNAKEYQWQNKTIILAADYASSGIYNFIIPLRAHFRSKTSLNPIILLLERRPDVAFLDALSYFPLVYWMLGSIDCLDDLLRAGITLAESVVVVNKELSNSAEEDSLSDCNTIVAVQNMFKFFPSIKSITELSQSSNMRFMQFRAHDKYALHLSKMEKREKERGSHISYMFRLPFAAGAVFSASMLDTLLYQAFVKDYVITFVRLLLGIDQAPGSGFLTSMRITKEDMWIRTYGRLYQKLCSTTCEIPIGIYRTQDTSNADTSHVSNSPVDRWGPFSAFGRHCVRLRPSYDEETGTPDSTKDSTEMLRGVTYRPPSSATGGGSSPSFRAPSQPQQRQRSVNCLGGCSERKGSSYSINLADEAKDNHAQQIERAEIANLVRSRMESLNLPTNDYDDVSEKRNHLSYVIINPSCDLKLEEGDLIYLVRPSPFSAQKTFERHNSRRKSNISFCSNINLGATCGPQMQNMSNTAVGAGSRRGSGIAGLNPMQMQSVQTLAGYGSSSQRCTPPMQQIKSNSLSLPDSPTVVGNQRGRSNSLRIDNDILLRRSSSLRQGLPSVGVSHGRRKSSLEEIGISHFTTLMQATNHSNPIKISLNGSIGMENQISLQVTPPEEPTPMLGVPCMMGGGGGGGINPSGTGSSTSGMLGAGSSLAINTADLGPGPSTSSGACSSLQPQDSLGPQSSQVSSPQHLQGTIV encoded by the exons AGTTCGTGTGGAGTACTACGTGAATGAAAACACATTTAAAGAAAGACTGCAACTCTATTTCATTAAGAATCAGCGTTCAA GCTTACGCATACGAATTGCCGATTTATTCCTTAAGTTACTGTCGTGTGTTCTGTACATAATACGTGTGATATTGGATAAGAATCCAACATTTATAACTTG CTATGGCTGCGAGGTGGGCAATAAGACAGAGTTCATCATTTCGGCCAAACTCACGGAGgaggagttccaagagagtccGATCATCAACTGGGATGCCATACTCTGGGTGAACCGGCCCACGGTGCTCTGGGTCCTGCAGCTGCTCCTAGCCATGGTGTCGCTAACGCAATCCCTGGTTCTCACATATCTAGGCTATAAG GGCAACATTTGGCAGCAGATACTCTCATTTCACTTTATACTAGAATTAGTAACGACAATACCCTTTGCACTAACG ATCGTTCATCCTCCACTACGGAATCTCTTCATTCCCATCTTCCTCAACTGCTGGCTGGCCAAGCGCTCGCTGGAGAACATGTTT AATGATCTTCATCGGGCCATGCAGAAGTCTCAGTCGGCTCTGTCCCAGCAGCTGACCATCCTGTCGGCCACGCTGCTCTGTTTGGTGTTTACCAG CGTTTGCGGCATCCAGCACTTTCAGCGGGCTGGCCATCGGCACTTGAACCTGTTCCAGAGCACGTACTATGTGGTTGTGACCTTCTCCACAGTGGGCTACGGCGACTTTGTTCCGGACATTTGGCCCTCCCAGCTGTACATGGTCATCATGATTTGTGTCGCCCTCATTGTGCTGCCCACGCAG TTCGAGCAGTTGGCCTTCACCTGGATGGAGCGCCAGAAGCTGGGCGGCAGCTACAGCTCGCACCGGGCCCAGAGCGAGAAGCATGTGGTCGTGTGCTCGACCACCCTACACGCGGACACCATCATGGACTTCCTCAACGAGTTCTACGCCCACCCCCTGCTGCAGGACTTTTACGTGGTGCTGCTCAGTCCCATGGAGCTGGACACGACGATGCGGATGATATTACAGGTGCCGATTTGGGCTCAGCGTGTGATCTATATTCAG GGCTCTTGTCTGAAGGACGGCGACCTGGCCCGGGCTCGCATGAACGAGGCGGAGGCGTGCTTCATCCTTGCGGCCAGGAACTATGCGGACAAAACGGCCGCGGACGAGCACACCATCCTACGCTCCTGGGCGGTGAAGGACTTTGCGCCGAATGTGCCGCAGTATGTGCAGATTTTTAG GCCGGAGCACAAGCTGCATGTGAAGTTCGCCGAGCATGTGGTCTGCGAGGACGAGTTCAAGTATGCGCTGCTGGCCAATAACTGCACCTGTCCGGGCGCCAGCACCCTGGTCACCCTCCTGCTGCACACCTCGCGCGGACA GGAGGGGCAGCAGTCTCCGGAGGAGTGGCACCGGCTGTACGGCAAGTGTTCAGGAAACGAGATCTATCACATTGTCCTCGGCGACAGTCGATTCTTCGGGGAGTATGAGGGCAAGAGCTTCACCTACGCCAGCTTCCACTCGCATCGCAA ATATGGCGTGGCCTTGGTGGGGGTGCGACCGGCCGAGCTGCCTGAGTTCTACGAGGACACAATACTCCTGAATCCTGGGCCCAGGCACATTATGAAAAAGGATGACACGTGCTATTatatgagcatcaccaaggaGGAGAACTCGGCGTTCGTCGTTAATCAAAATCAAACATCGGACCCCTCCACAGCCGCCAAGGATGGGGCACCATCCTCCGCCTCTTCTCATCATCCAACAGCTGCAACTG CCTGCGATAATCCGACGGCTGTGATAATATCGGACTCCAGGCAGAACCTCAAGGACACGACGGTGACCCAGACGGCGGCCACCACAACCACAATAACCACAACgacgctgccaccaccgcccATGACGATGGGCGGATCTTCGGGAATGCCCGGGGGCTCTGGCGGTGTTGGCCACGGAGTTGGCAGCGGCCACAGTCTGGGCACGTCGCTGAGCATCACACCAGCCACGTTGTCCACGGGGAACCATCTGGATGTGCCCTTCGGCAACAATCCCAATCTGCTCAGTCCGGACGTGCTTAACCAGCGGAGGG GAAGCAGACGTCCCTCGATCCTGCCCGTGCCCGATATGTTCACCTCCTCATCGTTCACCATTGCCGGCAACGACGATGGCGAGGAGGGAGACGAGAGCGACGACGAGATCGACGATGAGATGCCCTGGCGCTCGCCCTCTGAGAAGATAGC CTGCTTGGGCGGGCACTTTCCCCAATCGCGCACCTATTCGCTCATCATGAGCTCCTCGGAGGATTCGTATCAGCGCAGTTGCAGCTTTTGCaatgccaccgccaccgctaCTGCAGcttctactgctgctgctgctgctgctgctgctgctcctgtcaTGCACCAGCCGCCGCCCCTGGGTAGTCTAGGACTCCCTCTCGAAGAGTACTCCACTACGGAGCTACGCAGGCGCGCCATGAAGAAGAGTTACAGCTGCGACAGCGAGTGTCGCAATGACCTGGGCCCCAGACAGGGTCTGGGCCTGGGTGGAGGGACTCTGGCCATACTGGCGGCTCGAAGGAGGCAGCTGCAACGGTGCTGTTCCTGCAGCTGCTCCACCACCTCCTCCACCACCACGACTACGAcaacagcagcatcatcagcagcagcagcagcagccgcagcaatGGCGGCAGCAGCATTTACATCGAGCAGTTCCGTTGAGACGCGTCGCCTGGCGCGTCCGGTGTGGGCCTCCGACTACTCAGG CATTGTCAAGGGGTTCCCGCCCGTGTCGCCCTTCATCGGTGTCAGCCCCACGCTCTGTTTCCTGCTCAAAGAGAAGAAGCCTCTCTGTTGTCTGCAGCTGGCTCAG GTATGCGAGCACTGCAGCTATAGGAATGCCAAGGAGTACCAGTGGCAGAACAAGACGATCATTCTGGCCGCCGACTATGCCTCTAGCGGTATATACAACTTCATCATTCCGCTGAGAGCTCACTTTCGCTCGAAGACCTCACTCAATCCCATTATCCTGCTGCTGGAGCGACGTCCGGACGTGGCCTTCCTGGACGCCCTCTCCTACTTTCCCCTG GTGTACTGGATGCTGGGATCGATCGACTGCCTCGACGATCTCCTGCGTGCGGGCATCACGCTGGCCGAGAGCGTGGTCGTCGTCAACAAGGAGCTGTCGAACTCGGCCGAGGAGGATTCCCTCTCCGACTGCAACACCATAGTAGCTGTGCAGAACATGTTCAA ATTCTTTCCCAGCATCAAGAGCATCACTGAGCTGTCGCAGAGCTCAAACATGCGGTTTATGCAGTTCCGGGCCCACGACAAGTACGCCCTGCACCTGAGCAAAATGGAAAAG CGCGAAAAGGAGCGTGGATCGCACATCTCGTACATGTTCCGCCTGCCGTTTGCGGCGGGGGCCGTGTTTAGCGCCTCCATGCTGGACACGCTGCTGTACCAGGCCTTCGTGAAGGACTATGTGATTACGTTTGTGCGCCTCCTGCTGGGGATTGACCAGGCCCCGGGCAGCGGTTTCCTGACCTCG ATGCGCATCACCAAGGAGGACATGTGGATACGCACCTACGGCCGGCTCTACCAGAAGCTGTGCTCGACCACCTGCGAGATACCGATTGGCATCTACCGCACCCAGGACACCTCGAATGCGGACACGTCACATGTGAGTAACTCGCCGGTCGATAGATGGGGACCCTTCTCGGCCTTCGGCAGGCATTGTGTGCGCTTGCGTCCATCG TACGACGAGGAGACTGGCACGCCCGACTCCACCAAGGACTCCACGGAAATGCTGCGCGGGGTCACCTACCGCCCGCCGTCCTCGGCAACAGGTGGGGGCAGCAGCCCCAGCTTTCGGGCCCCgtcgcagccgcagcagcgcCAGAGGTCGGTCAACTGTCTGGGCGGTTGCTCGGAGCGTAAGGGATCATCT TACTCCATCAATCTGGCCGACGAGGCCAAGGACAATCATGCACAGCAGATCGAGCGCGCGGAGATCGCCAACCTGGTGAGGAGTCGCATGGAGTCCTTGAACCTGCCCACCAACGACTACGATGACGTGAGCGAGAAGCGGAACCACTTGTCCTATGTGATAATCAACCCGAGCTGTGATCTCAAGCTGGAGGAGGGCGATCTCAT CTACTTGGTGCGGCCGTCGCCGTTCTCGGCCCAAAAGACCTTCGAGCGCCACAATTCGCGTCGCAAGTCGAACATCTCGTTCTGCTCGAACATCAACCTGGGCGCCACTTGTGGGCCCCAGATGCAAAACATGTCCAACACCGCCGTCGGGGCTGGGTCGCGTCGCGGCTCCGGCATCGCCGGTTTGAACCCAATGCAAATGCAGAGCGTTCAGACTTTGGCCGGGTATGGATCATCCTCGCAGCGCTGTACCCCACCGATGCAGCAAATTAAATCGAATTCTCTTTCTCTACCCGACAGTCCGACGGTGGTTGGCAATCagcgtggacggagtaacTCATTGCGG ATCGACAACGACATACTGCTGCGTCGATCCTCCTCTCTGAGGCAAGGCCTTCCCAGCGTGGGCGTCAGTCATGGCCGGCGAAAGTCCTCGCTGGAGGAGATCGGCATCAGCCATTTCACGACCCTGATGCAGGCCACGAATCACAGCAACCCCATCAAGATCTCGCTCAATGGCAGCATAGGCATGGAG AATCAGATTTCTCTCCAGGTCACCCCGCCAGAGGAGCCCACACCCATGCTGGGCGTGCCCTGCATGAtgggcggcggtggcggcggcggcataaACCCATCCGGGACTGGATCCTCAACTAGTGGCATGCTAGGGGCTGGCTCTTCGCTGGCGATCAACACGGCTGACCTGGGGCCAGGACCCAGCACCTCATCGGGGGCCTGTAGCTCCCTGCAGCCCCAGGACTCGCTTGGCCCCCAGTCGTCGCAGGTGTCGTCGCCGCAGCATCTGCAGGGAACGATTGTATGA
- the LOC108159238 gene encoding potassium channel subfamily T member 1 isoform X15 codes for MSSSSDTNNKSSTSTSRSHRLSGIRNSKLANWFPQRAEENKRKKRVEQQRQQQRQRRGAKVFKCVNDSTGHLTLAPSRLFERTPMSPSDSLDEIALQIPRVRVEYYVNENTFKERLQLYFIKNQRSSLRIRIADLFLKLLSCVLYIIRVILDKNPTFITCYGCEVGNKTEFIISAKLTEEEFQESPIINWDAILWVNRPTVLWVLQLLLAMVSLTQSLVLTYLGYKGNIWQQILSFHFILELVTTIPFALTIVHPPLRNLFIPIFLNCWLAKRSLENMFNDLHRAMQKSQSALSQQLTILSATLLCLVFTSVCGIQHFQRAGHRHLNLFQSTYYVVVTFSTVGYGDFVPDIWPSQLYMVIMICVALIVLPTQFEQLAFTWMERQKLGGSYSSHRAQSEKHVVVCSTTLHADTIMDFLNEFYAHPLLQDFYVVLLSPMELDTTMRMILQVPIWAQRVIYIQGSCLKDGDLARARMNEAEACFILAARNYADKTAADEHTILRSWAVKDFAPNVPQYVQIFRPEHKLHVKFAEHVVCEDEFKYALLANNCTCPGASTLVTLLLHTSRGQEGQQSPEEWHRLYGKCSGNEIYHIVLGDSRFFGEYEGKSFTYASFHSHRKYGVALVGVRPAELPEFYEDTILLNPGPRHIMKKDDTCYYMSITKEENSAFVVNQNQTSDPSTAAKDGAPSSASSHHPTAATANKTITRTTSSTTTTATTVQATTTATISTTFTSSTLLSASTTTATINAGSAPYAAAGAGAGASIAPVPSVCVRVPHSPSYESGSGATGTTHLQPYPHPYPQTYPHPQTHPQMQTPDSGEFASLFVPCDNPTAVIISDSRQNLKDTTVTQTAATTTTITTTTLPPPPMTMGGSSGMPGGSGGVGHGVGSGHSLGTSLSITPATLSTGNHLDVPFGNNPNLLSPDVLNQRRGSRRPSILPVPDMFTSSSFTIAGNDDGEEGDESDDEIDDEMPWRSPSEKIACLGGHFPQSRTYSLIMSSSEDSYQRSCSFCNATATATAASTAAAAAAAAAPVMHQPPPLGSLGLPLEEYSTTELRRRAMKKSYSCDSECRNDLGPRQGLGLGGGTLAILAARRRQLQRCCSCSCSTTSSTTTTTTTAASSAAAAAAAAMAAAAFTSSSSVETRRLARPVWASDYSG; via the exons AGTTCGTGTGGAGTACTACGTGAATGAAAACACATTTAAAGAAAGACTGCAACTCTATTTCATTAAGAATCAGCGTTCAA GCTTACGCATACGAATTGCCGATTTATTCCTTAAGTTACTGTCGTGTGTTCTGTACATAATACGTGTGATATTGGATAAGAATCCAACATTTATAACTTG CTATGGCTGCGAGGTGGGCAATAAGACAGAGTTCATCATTTCGGCCAAACTCACGGAGgaggagttccaagagagtccGATCATCAACTGGGATGCCATACTCTGGGTGAACCGGCCCACGGTGCTCTGGGTCCTGCAGCTGCTCCTAGCCATGGTGTCGCTAACGCAATCCCTGGTTCTCACATATCTAGGCTATAAG GGCAACATTTGGCAGCAGATACTCTCATTTCACTTTATACTAGAATTAGTAACGACAATACCCTTTGCACTAACG ATCGTTCATCCTCCACTACGGAATCTCTTCATTCCCATCTTCCTCAACTGCTGGCTGGCCAAGCGCTCGCTGGAGAACATGTTT AATGATCTTCATCGGGCCATGCAGAAGTCTCAGTCGGCTCTGTCCCAGCAGCTGACCATCCTGTCGGCCACGCTGCTCTGTTTGGTGTTTACCAG CGTTTGCGGCATCCAGCACTTTCAGCGGGCTGGCCATCGGCACTTGAACCTGTTCCAGAGCACGTACTATGTGGTTGTGACCTTCTCCACAGTGGGCTACGGCGACTTTGTTCCGGACATTTGGCCCTCCCAGCTGTACATGGTCATCATGATTTGTGTCGCCCTCATTGTGCTGCCCACGCAG TTCGAGCAGTTGGCCTTCACCTGGATGGAGCGCCAGAAGCTGGGCGGCAGCTACAGCTCGCACCGGGCCCAGAGCGAGAAGCATGTGGTCGTGTGCTCGACCACCCTACACGCGGACACCATCATGGACTTCCTCAACGAGTTCTACGCCCACCCCCTGCTGCAGGACTTTTACGTGGTGCTGCTCAGTCCCATGGAGCTGGACACGACGATGCGGATGATATTACAGGTGCCGATTTGGGCTCAGCGTGTGATCTATATTCAG GGCTCTTGTCTGAAGGACGGCGACCTGGCCCGGGCTCGCATGAACGAGGCGGAGGCGTGCTTCATCCTTGCGGCCAGGAACTATGCGGACAAAACGGCCGCGGACGAGCACACCATCCTACGCTCCTGGGCGGTGAAGGACTTTGCGCCGAATGTGCCGCAGTATGTGCAGATTTTTAG GCCGGAGCACAAGCTGCATGTGAAGTTCGCCGAGCATGTGGTCTGCGAGGACGAGTTCAAGTATGCGCTGCTGGCCAATAACTGCACCTGTCCGGGCGCCAGCACCCTGGTCACCCTCCTGCTGCACACCTCGCGCGGACA GGAGGGGCAGCAGTCTCCGGAGGAGTGGCACCGGCTGTACGGCAAGTGTTCAGGAAACGAGATCTATCACATTGTCCTCGGCGACAGTCGATTCTTCGGGGAGTATGAGGGCAAGAGCTTCACCTACGCCAGCTTCCACTCGCATCGCAA ATATGGCGTGGCCTTGGTGGGGGTGCGACCGGCCGAGCTGCCTGAGTTCTACGAGGACACAATACTCCTGAATCCTGGGCCCAGGCACATTATGAAAAAGGATGACACGTGCTATTatatgagcatcaccaaggaGGAGAACTCGGCGTTCGTCGTTAATCAAAATCAAACATCGGACCCCTCCACAGCCGCCAAGGATGGGGCACCATCCTCCGCCTCTTCTCATCATCCAACAGCTGCAACTG CCAATAAAACAATAACCAGAACTACATCATCgactacaacaacagcaacaacagtacaagcaacaacaacagcaacaataagCACTACTTTCACATCATCAACATTATTATCAGCATCTactacaacagcaacaataaaCGCTGGATCTGCCCCGTatgcagcagcaggggcaggggcaggcgcCTCCATTGCACCAGTGCCGTCTGTTTGTGTTCGTGTGCCCCATAGTCCCAGCTACGAGAGTGGCAGCGGCGCCACCGGCACGACCCACTTGCAACCGTATCCGCATCCGTATCCGCAAACGTATCCGCATCCGCAAACGCATCCGCAAATGCAAACTCCAGACAGTGGAGAGTTTGCATCACTATTTGTGC CCTGCGATAATCCGACGGCTGTGATAATATCGGACTCCAGGCAGAACCTCAAGGACACGACGGTGACCCAGACGGCGGCCACCACAACCACAATAACCACAACgacgctgccaccaccgcccATGACGATGGGCGGATCTTCGGGAATGCCCGGGGGCTCTGGCGGTGTTGGCCACGGAGTTGGCAGCGGCCACAGTCTGGGCACGTCGCTGAGCATCACACCAGCCACGTTGTCCACGGGGAACCATCTGGATGTGCCCTTCGGCAACAATCCCAATCTGCTCAGTCCGGACGTGCTTAACCAGCGGAGGG GAAGCAGACGTCCCTCGATCCTGCCCGTGCCCGATATGTTCACCTCCTCATCGTTCACCATTGCCGGCAACGACGATGGCGAGGAGGGAGACGAGAGCGACGACGAGATCGACGATGAGATGCCCTGGCGCTCGCCCTCTGAGAAGATAGC CTGCTTGGGCGGGCACTTTCCCCAATCGCGCACCTATTCGCTCATCATGAGCTCCTCGGAGGATTCGTATCAGCGCAGTTGCAGCTTTTGCaatgccaccgccaccgctaCTGCAGcttctactgctgctgctgctgctgctgctgctgctcctgtcaTGCACCAGCCGCCGCCCCTGGGTAGTCTAGGACTCCCTCTCGAAGAGTACTCCACTACGGAGCTACGCAGGCGCGCCATGAAGAAGAGTTACAGCTGCGACAGCGAGTGTCGCAATGACCTGGGCCCCAGACAGGGTCTGGGCCTGGGTGGAGGGACTCTGGCCATACTGGCGGCTCGAAGGAGGCAGCTGCAACGGTGCTGTTCCTGCAGCTGCTCCACCACCTCCTCCACCACCACGACTACGAcaacagcagcatcatcagcagcagcagcagcagccgcagcaatGGCGGCAGCAGCATTTACATCGAGCAGTTCCGTTGAGACGCGTCGCCTGGCGCGTCCGGTGTGGGCCTCCGACTACTCAGGGTAA